The genomic stretch AAAGCCAATCCAGTACCACTTTGGTTCTGTGAATACTCCACGGGACTTAAGGCTTTGCAAACCTAGGGTCTCGTTGGAGGCAGCGCTATTCAATATTTTGTCCCAGCTGTGACCCAACATCTCATTCACTGAAATGGCATTTTGTGCATACATCATTGGGGAGATCCAGTAGCCCCAGATCCACCATTTCTTAATTTTATCTGGAAGACGAAATACAGACAAGCATTGATGTAAGAAGCTATGTTGCAATGAAAtagaaagagagagaaaattGACTCCTAACCTCTTACTAGAATGAATCCTCCCATCACCATGACAACCAGCAACATGAATGATGCGAAGACATTAGCAACAATCATGTTCCTCGATGCCCCACCAATAAACCGGAAGAGTGCTGCTGCCATCTGATTGACTGCTAACAGAAGCAGATACTGCTTGAAGAACCTGGGGGAGACTATTACTGTCAGAACATTCATAGTACATTACCAGCATAATAAGAATGGCTATGGATAAACATTTAAACAATCAGAAAATCTCACCTGCCAACATTTGGGTCGAACCCAATGACATAGTACGTCAAGAATACATAACCACCAACCTCGATAAATGAGATGGGTATCTTGAGGATCCATGAGGGTATAGTGTAGGACCATGCTGGAAAGAAAAGGAGATCCCTCTGCTTGAAGAATACAGGCAGCTTGAAGACAGTTAACGCCAGCTCAGAGAAGCCATTGAACATGATCATAAGCACACCAAAGAAGACTGCACCCAGGTAGATACCACCGTCAGTCACTGAGTCATGCTTCATCTTCGTACGGAAGAAGAGAGTCATTACAATGATTGACATCAGCACCAGCTGTAATTCCAGAGCACCAAAGAGTTAGTCATGTTTCAGTTATTATTTCCTTACAAGCAAATCGATCATACTGGTTGGACTTGTGAGTTACCTGGAAGGTTCTGAATATGTAGACAAAAGAGTTCCTCTTCATGAGAAGGATCTCCCGGTCTATGTTTGCTTTGAGCAGCTCCTTGCCACTCACGCCGTACCTCGTGGTGGTTAGTGCGGCTGGGTGGCCTTTGCTCTTGTCGAACGGAACAGCAAGCTCATTTGCTATAGCTCTCCCCGTGTGGAATGACTTAAATGCAGTCGCGAATTCCTTCACAGACACAAACCTGTAAGGCGCATCAAGCCTCGCCCAGTACTGTTTCTGATCTTTTTTCGAAGTCACCTGCCCAACATTTCAAAGAGATAAGATAACAAGAACTTTATGCATTTATGTATACTGCAATACGGTGGCACAGTACATACTTCTTGCAGGAAGTCAGCGACACCCTTCCTCTCAGGGCATCTGAAACCTACTGACTCAAAAAACTCAAGCACTTCTTCTCGGGGGCCCTGGTAGACAACCTGACCATCTGAGAGGAGTATGATGTCATCGAACAAGTTATAAGTCTCAGGTGCCGGCTGCAGTAGGGAGATAACAGCTGTGCCACCGAGGATGTGAATGGACTGCCTGAGTGAATTCACAATTTGGAATGTAGTAGAGCTATCAAGCCCAGTTGAGATCTCGTCCATGAAAAGTGCCCTCGATGGTCCAACCAGCATCTCACCTGCAGGAACACATCCAAATGATATAATAATTCAGAAAGAACTTcagcaaagccaatgttgttaACCTAATATGGTTATGAAAGACAGTTTTACCAGTTGTAACACGCTTCCGTTGTCCACCAGATATGCCCCTGAGCATCTCATCCCCTACCATTGTGTCTGCACATATCTCTAGTCCTAATATCTGCAGCAAGTGGAGTGTACATAGTTAAGACAAATTTCAGTAAGTCGATCTAAAATTTCTCGACTTGAGGCTAAAAGTTGCAATGTTTTACCTTCAGAATATAGTCAGTGACCACATTGGCATCTTGCCCACCCATTGCAGACGCCTAATTAAGTTAAGCAGGAAAACCATACTCAGTTTTGATTATGATTGGCCAATTATTCAAGGAAACATAATCTATGATTAAAAAAATCTACTGGATTTAGTCAGGATTGCATGCCTTCATGAATGCATCAATATCAGCATCAGGTTTGATATTGGCCGCCTTCTCTCGCCTCGACAGCTCAGTCAACATGTCTAACAACATAAAGGAAAGAAGCAAGATCCAATAAGCATATCAATGAATAGTGTAAACTCTACATGGTAAGCTAGCAGAACAAATGCATATGCATGTATAGCGTGACTAAAATTGCTCAGAACTGTACCAAAACGGGAGCCGACACCCTGGCAGCGTGCAGAGAATGCAAGTGTCTCCCTCACAGTCATCTCTCCTATGTGCAGGTCATGCTGGCTGATGTACGCTGCCGTCCTCTCTGGAACAAACTCTGTCATCTCATGACCATTATAGGTCACTTTGCCTGAAAACTGCACACCATAACATTAGGCACATTTCATTAGAGTAGTTCGTACAAAGCATGCAGCAATTGCCTATGAAAGATGCCCTGTTTTTTGAATGCCCAGTTTTGTGCACCAGTTCGCAGCAAACTAAAATAGATGTCGACGAAATGCAATGAACGAGACAATGCATACTGGTTTTTGCGAGGTGTAATTAGTGCAAAGAAGTACAAGGATGCATTTTGTACTACCTTGAGGTCTTTGTCAAGCCTTCCGGCCAAGGCCAGCAACAAAGTGGTCTTGCCTGATCCAGGCGGACCTAACAGAAGTGTCAACCTGCATAACGTAAAGAACGTGAGgttgactggtcgaagaagccagGAAATCGAATcctaactctctctctctctctcttaagATTACTAATCGATTCATCAACACAAGCCAAACCAACAGAAACATATAattaagttttcaaaaaaaaacaactcATCGACTCTGTAGATGGAAAACAGTTTGACTTTCTTGAGGACAAAAGGAAAACAAGAAAAGAGCGATTGTTTTACTTAACTACCTGCGAGGCTTGATGATTCCGCTGACGTCGTGGAGGATGGGCATGATCCGCTTACTACTGGGCAGTATGTGCAGCGCGTTCGCCGCTTCCTGCGTCGAACAAAGAGGCGCACCGACCAAAGTTCAAAATCGATCGTCTTTCGCTATCGGAAGTGTAACGGGTGGAATGGCGCGCGTACCTCGACTGTGTTGACGATGGAGTTGAGGACGGTGGGGAGGCCGCTGCTGCCGACGCGCACCTCAGCCTCCGCCTCAAGGTTCTGGAACCGGACCTCGATCGTGGGCATGTCGATCCCGACCCTGCAGCAATCAaacacgcgcgcgcgcgcggcggaAATCGTCAGACACCCGGCGACGGCGAGCGAGCCTTGATCCTTGAGCGGGCGACAAGGTACCTGTCGACGCGGTCCTTGAGCTTGAGCAGGAATCGCTCGTTGTCCTCGTCGGCGACGCGGACGAGGCGCTCCAGCAGCGCCCGCCTCTCGCGCGGGCCGAGGCTGAGGACGTCGACGTCCACGAGCCCCTTCCCGCCAGCCGCCTCGGCGCCGTCGGCCCCGAGGTCGAGCGGGACGATGGCGCGGCGGACGCGGTCGTAGGTGGGCAGCTTCTCCAGCGCGGCCCAGCGGAgcgcctcctcgtcgtcctcctccctgGACGAGCGCGAGAACACGTCGTCACCGCGCCGCCACATGGAGCCGCTGCCCCCACGCATACTCGCCACCTTCTGCAGCTCCCCCGTCACGTCCATCTCGCTATCCCTCCAACTCCTCCCCCCTgctgccgccgcctcctcctcctgctgctgctgctcccccTACCAATCCGCACCCCGCACCACAACGCCGAGCTGCCACCGGGGTTACCAGTGAGATTCCGGTGTTTTGGGGGTGCGTGCGTCCGCTTGCCCCGCTTAACAATGGGAGAGCGCGCTCAGGGCTCAGGCGGAGCAGGGTGGGGTTTTTGTAGGGGTGACGCGTTGGGACGGGACGAGAGACGGCGGAAGGGAAGGGACGGGGTTGCCTCGCGGTCGTGGCTCGTGAGTCGTCACAGGCGCCGGTCGGTCAGAGCCGCGCCGCCCGGGGAGGccgcctcttttttttttttttttttttttgacgacaGGGGAGGCTGCTTTGCTTGCTCCTCCAGTTACCATTGGTACCAAGACCTGACTGACACCTGGGGCCCCCTGGGCCTGGCGCGAGTCCCTGCGTTGCTGGACTGGGCTGGGCCGCTTGTCGCTTCTAGAAGGTCACCTGTTTTCGTGTGGGAATGTGGGAGTAACCGCTAATTAAGGGGgtttaaatttaattaattgtAATAATAATAAAGTGGCATGCCTTCTAGAAGGACCCGCGCACGTTAACGGTGACGACAGTAACGTGATCCTGCGCGGCAGCATCGACGCCAACTCGCCCAGAGTTCCGCGGCCAACCATTCTACCAGTTCCACTTTCGGGGCGGCGCTGAATTTTCGGTGGTGAAAATGGACTGATCGAGCGGAAGGAAGCTTTCTTCCACTGCCTAACCATCATCAAAGTTGAAATAATCACACAAAAAAAAAGCCAACAAAGTTGAAATCTAGTTATTCTAGTCCCTCAACTATCGTCATGACCATTTTAGTTTTCAAATTTTACTTTTGAGCCCAGCTTCATCACTATCAAAGTGACCATTTTAGTTCTTTGGTCTAGGTACGACCGTACGAGTCtattcgcttgtcttataagccatattttttttcagacaaataatattatttttctctcataataaatcagcgaacggtATTTTTAGGCATGGCTTTTCGGACCAGCGAGTTTAGGAGAGAGAAACCAAACCGCTAATTTGAGCTCAGTTTCAATTTTCATTTATGAACTATCAAAGTGTATTTCAGTCAACTTTCCTTTTCAATCCAACTTCACCGCTTGTTTTACATGAAACACCACATTATCACGCTATTTAGCTCTAGTACCGCTTTTGATAGGagataaaaaatataatattaGAACAAAAGCATCTTTAGTGGACAATCCAAATACTCTTTCAAAATTTACTTTTGAGCCGAGTTACGCCTCATGACTATCAAAGTGATCACTATAGTCCTTAAACTTTGCAATTTGGGATCAATATCAATTTTCATGTATAAACTATCAAAGTGTATTTAAGTCCTCCAAGTTTTCTTTTTCAGTACGTCTTCGCCCCCTCATTCAATCTACATGGAACACCGCACTATCACGCCTATTCAGCTCTAGCACTGCTTGTGATaggagataaaaataataataatatggaCAAAAGTTTAGGAATCAGATTAAGCCTTACATGATAATTGAGAGACCAAAGTAACTATTCGGCCAAAcctatgcaatgatagatgatgatgacgacCATGTTGGCATCTGTTATGCGCTTATCAACATAGGTCATTTTAGACTTCTCCATACAGAGATTGAATGTGTGTTCGTTTACTATGtatactagaaaataaaatggaCTATTCATTTGTTGACAACATGGACAAGAATTTTGAACAAAAAAATGTGAAAAGATATATAGAAATCATAAAACAAACCTATATCTAAAAATTTATATTTGATGATTTGAGATTAAATGAGTATAAAGGTTATCAGCTCATAACTTCCTAACAACGAAGGAAGATCTACGCTCCATTTTACTCTCTCCTTCCAAAAAAAAGGTTGGGGACAAGTTATTTTTTtaactttaaccaaatttatgaaAAATAGTATCAAAATTATTAACGAGTGTTAATTTAGATTTCTTTGGGTTAGAGTTCATCTGCCGGGGCcatggttcaacattcaagtgTAGCTTTGATGTGATTGGCTAATTTGACGGCTACATAGACCAAACCAGCAACGTTTTTTTTTCCGCACACGAATATACACATATTGGCAGCGAGATTTGCTGTGAAACTCCATTTGAGCTGATCGAATCTCCAATTGGAGCTACAATCAAAATCCTAGGCTTTACCACGGATAAGTTATCTTATGCACCCACACGGCCACACAAGACAAAGTTGAGGGGAAGAAAAGGCTCTCGAGTCGCAATCAAATCTGCACCCCAATATCGTCCGCACGCTGATGGTCTCTCAGGTTCCTTTGTTCTTTTCAAACGAATGGGGTGGTCCCGGCCTTTCATGAGAGCAGACAAGAGACGAGGGAGTCTCGCCGAAGGAGCGGATCGGCGTCGGAGGCAGCGAAAAGCAAAGGCGGGACCCGTCTCAACATGCCAAATTCTGTCCATGTGCCAAGACAAGCAACAGGACAGGAGTAGAAAACAGAGCAGATTCCTATCAAGAAATTCTGTCCatccgccttgtttagttcgcaaaaattttcaagattccccgtcacatcgaatctttagtcgtatgcatgaagcattaaacaaagataaaaataaaaactaattacacagtttatctgaaatttgtgagatgaatcttttgagcctagttactctgtgattggacaatgtttgtcaaataaaaacaaaagtgctacagtagccaaaaagccaaaattttgtgaactaaacaaggccgatgcCGCTGGCAGCCGGTACTTCCCCCTTATAAAATACTCCACTAAATTCCTCCCTGCCCTGTCCAGTGGCCTGGTTGCCGCGTTTGGCTGGCAGTGGCACCCATCTCCGATGCGTGCTTGCTCTTTCTCGGGCATGCATGGGCAGGGGCCGACGGCTGGACTGGACTGGAGCGCCACCGTTAGGCAGGCATAAAGCGATCGAATCGCCGATTTCGTTCGTTGCTTGTCGAGACGCTATCCAAAGTCCCGCGCGGAGCTCCGTGAGACGAGTCCGCGTCGTCCACTGGTACACACGGCACGGCAGCCGCACCAGCACGTGCACGGTGCCGGTGGAGTTGCGTCCACGGATCcaacgctgctgctgctgctgctgctggtaccGGTGAATGGGGGAGATTCCGCCAGCACAGCCCGCGTCACTTTCCTCACCCTCGCGGCGGGGAGAAAACCGTACCCGGCCGTTGAATAAGCGAAGCATAAGCAACGCCAACCACCATGATCATTCTCTTCTTGCTCTCAGTTGCTATGGAATTGGATCCCGTGTCCGCTGCGCTGCTGCTTCATCAGGCAAAGCGCGACGCATGTACTCCTACGATACGACGACGCGCCGGCAGCGGCACGGGCAGTAATTGCGGCGGCGGAACTCTGGACGGCGGGTCAATGCCGGTAGAGGGTAGGCAGTAGGCTGTGGCCACCCCCAGTCCCCCCCACCTGGGCTTCTAGAGGGGTTGACGCTCCGAGGTCCAACGTGACGAGCCACATGCAAAACGCTGCGCGCTTTTTTCTACTATTTTCTGTATTGtaattaggccctgtttagttttccacccaaaattttttcatcgaatctttagacacatgcatgaaacattaaatgtagataaaaaaataaactaattacacagtttagttgagaatcgcgagacgaatcttttaagcctagttactccatgattagccttaagtgctacagtaacccacatatgctaatgatagattaattatgcttaataaatttgtcttgaagtttcctgacgagctatgtaatttgtttttttattagtttctaaaaaacccttccgacatccttccgacatattcgatgtgacacccaaaaaattttgattgccaatctaaacaggcccttacagTATTTCTACTGTATTTCTAGAAGGAGGGGCCGCGGGTCCCGTTCACGCTCGGGCATGTGTGGTGACTGCTGACTGGTCTGCTGCATGCCCACGACATGGTCTTCCCTGCACGCTCGTGGTCATTCGCCTCAACTTCGACTCTGGTTGGTCCTGGCGTTACAGTTGACCAGAGACTAGTACTACGTACTCTACTCCTACTATCCAGGCTCTGATAGCCCTGTATAAATATTTGTATTTCTCTCTGTTAACTTCGTGAGGTTAAATTCTAGTCACATTACAATTAGTTGTAGCAACCAACGGACCAACTACTAgttttagttatttttttataatggaAGGTTTTTTAAAATTCAAGActgttagggcactcacaatgcaagactctatcataaattccaagacaattaattacatattatttatgatattttgctgatgtggcagcatatttattgaagaaaaagatagaaaaaataagactccaagtcttatttagactctaagtccacattattcgaggtaataaataattttagactctatgataaaatctgcattgtgagtgcccttatagtTCGTACAGCCCTCTTAAATTAAAAGCACTCCTGAACTCTGCATATTCAAATGTACATAGCCTATGAAGTTCAAAACAAAAGCACATAGACTCTAGCGGTCATCATTTGTAGacctttgtttagtttcaaaaaaattgcaaattttttcattccccgttacatcgaatcttgcggcacatgcatggagcattaaatatagataaaaaataactaattgcacagtttatctgtaatttatgagacgaatcttttgaacctagtcagtccataattaaacaatatttgtcaaatacaaacgaaagtgctacaatatctattttacaaaaaaaatttggaactaaacaaggcctagattgtCATCCATGTGTCTGGAAAAAAATACACCTTGGCCACCTATGTCAATTGCTGACATGCTGCTACAACCAAATCCTAAGAAGCTAGCTCTTGTGGTATAGCCTAGGTTCAGAGCCAGTAGATAGTTATGAAAATAACCTATAAAGGAGAAGAAACATGTTCTGTTTCAAATATCATATCATATTGCCACATATAGCTATAATGACCAACAAGTAGCAACCACTCCACTGTAGGATTCTTTACTAATaccacatactccctccatccataaATACATACACATCTCGTTATTTTGAGAAGTCAAATttatttaagtttgaccaaatatatataaaaaattactaatatttatcatatgtaatatgtatcattagattgagcataaaatatactttcataatatacttattcacatatataaatattaatattatttgatatatttctagtcaaacttagaaaagtttgacttctcAGAAAACAAAATGTGTATTTATTTGTGGACGGAGAAAGTAGCTAACTATCAAATACATTCGACGTACTACAAGGTTGAGCAAAGCTAGCACTAAATAATGTGATTTTCTCTAGAGTTGTCTATTTGGAAGAAGGTTCCAATGAAACTAATTTTGCGCTTGCGTCAAACATATATCAGCAACGTGAGCAAGCGATGTCATTCCAAGCTGCTAATTATGTTCTAAACAGTCCTAAATTATAGAGCATCTCTCCACCGGGAAAGAAATGAAATTATCGTTTTTCGAGGATTCaaataattttaaatttgattagatatataaaagaattaatattttttatgatatataataaatattactagattaattataaaatataaattttataataaatctatttgaagatataaataatgatatcgTAGGATTCTTTGACTCttctaatgaagatttttttaATGGAGCAAGTATAATAGAAACGATAAAGTCCAGACTACTACAAGAAATCTGGGGACGTGGACAAAGATGGATTGACGATTGACGTGCACTTGGTCAATTGCCGGTGTGCTACGTAGTACGTCGCGACGTTATTCTCGGCATGCATCTTTTCTTGGTACACAGATCGTTGGAGTCGTTATTTTGTGAAAGCCGGACACTTTGAGGTCGTGTATGTGCTGTCACATTTCACATCATTGAATTATTCGTGATGTTTGATTTTTTTCTTACTTGGaaaacattttctttttcttttttttttctttttgacaaTTTGCTGGAAGACGTTTTTGACTGCAtgtcatgactcatgagcaGAGACCAGAGATCGTCGAGGCCAGCGTTTCCCCTCCCCCGTTCCTCCGGCCCCACCGTGTTTTCCTTTCGAAAACGTGTATCCCCTAGTCCTAAATTATAATCTGCATATGGTTGAATTTCGCGATTGACCTTTGGGCCTTTCAAATTATTGTTTATGGAGGAAGTCTAGGTGCGGTGCTGTGTAAGTCGACATGTAGTACTTGCTTGGGAGGGTGTTGAGCCTTTGCTCAAGGCGAGTTTGAGTTGTCAGTtatcacacaaaaaaaaaattagtttGAGTTGTCAGGACCCTGGACCAGGCAACTCCTTAGGCCGTCAGTTTCCAACACCTTGCCATCAATGTTTTTTTTGCTCTCGTCCGCACGCATCATCATGACGTTAGCCATTGCCATTCTATGATTCTACCATACTATCATTTCCACTTGTTATCAACTTTTTGCAAAGAAAAAAGACAAACAATATATGTTGCTCTATTGTGTGAGCTTCTCACCCAAACACATAGGGGAATCAATGGACAATACAGAAAGGTATCAAAAGACAATCAATATGTT from Sorghum bicolor cultivar BTx623 chromosome 3, Sorghum_bicolor_NCBIv3, whole genome shotgun sequence encodes the following:
- the LOC8054364 gene encoding ABC transporter G family member 36, coding for MDVTGELQKVASMRGGSGSMWRRGDDVFSRSSREEDDEEALRWAALEKLPTYDRVRRAIVPLDLGADGAEAAGGKGLVDVDVLSLGPRERRALLERLVRVADEDNERFLLKLKDRVDRVGIDMPTIEVRFQNLEAEAEVRVGSSGLPTVLNSIVNTVEEAANALHILPSSKRIMPILHDVSGIIKPRRLTLLLGPPGSGKTTLLLALAGRLDKDLKFSGKVTYNGHEMTEFVPERTAAYISQHDLHIGEMTVRETLAFSARCQGVGSRFDMLTELSRREKAANIKPDADIDAFMKASAMGGQDANVVTDYILKILGLEICADTMVGDEMLRGISGGQRKRVTTGEMLVGPSRALFMDEISTGLDSSTTFQIVNSLRQSIHILGGTAVISLLQPAPETYNLFDDIILLSDGQVVYQGPREEVLEFFESVGFRCPERKGVADFLQEVTSKKDQKQYWARLDAPYRFVSVKEFATAFKSFHTGRAIANELAVPFDKSKGHPAALTTTRYGVSGKELLKANIDREILLMKRNSFVYIFRTFQLVLMSIIVMTLFFRTKMKHDSVTDGGIYLGAVFFGVLMIMFNGFSELALTVFKLPVFFKQRDLLFFPAWSYTIPSWILKIPISFIEVGGYVFLTYYVIGFDPNVGRFFKQYLLLLAVNQMAAALFRFIGGASRNMIVANVFASFMLLVVMVMGGFILVRDKIKKWWIWGYWISPMMYAQNAISVNEMLGHSWDKILNSAASNETLGLQSLKSRGVFTEPKWYWIGFGALVGFTLLFNALFTLALTYLKPYGNSRPSVSEEELQEKHANIKGGNHLVSASSHQSTGLNTETDSAIMEDDSASTKKGMILPFDPLSLTFDNIKYSVDMPQEMKAQGVQEDRLELLKGVSGSFRPGVLTALMGVSGAGKTTLMDVLAGRKTGGYIEGDICISGYPKKQETFARVSGYCEQNDIHSPQVTVYESLLFSAWLRLPKDVDSNTRKIFIEEVMELVELKPLRNALVGLPGVNGLSTEQRKRLTIAVELVANPSIIFMDEPTSGLDARAAAIVMRTVRNTVDTGRTVVCTIHQPSIDIFEAFDELFLMKRGGEEIYAGPLGHHSSDLIKYFEGIQGVSKIKDGYNPATWMLEVTTTSQEQILGVDFSDIYKKSELYQRNKALIKELSHPVPGSSDLHFASTYAQSSITQCVACLWKQNLSYWRNPPYNTVRFFFTTIIALLLGTIFWDLGGKVSTSQDLMNALGSMYAAVIFIGVMNCTSVQPVVAVERTVFYRERAAGMYSAFPYAFGQVVIELPYALVQDILYGVIVYAMIGFEWTAAKFFWYLFFGYFTLLYFTFYGMMAVGLTPNYHIASIVSSAFYAIWNLFSGFIIPRPKTPIWWRWYCWICPVAWTLYGLVVSQFGDIMTEMDDNNRTVVVSQYVEDYFGFKHSWLGWVAAVVVAFAVLFAALFGFAIMKFNFQKR